Part of the Chitinophaga parva genome is shown below.
GGCAATTGCCCCTGGTTTTCCTGGATGTGTACAATAAATATGTGCTCTATTGCAGTTATGGTATGGCGGTATTCCCCATCCTTACCCTGCGCGTTTCCCGGCGGTTGTCCGCCTTCTGGAACATAGAGCGCCGCCTGCTGCGCCAGTTTTCCGTGATCCTGGTATCCCTCAGCTGTATAGCCGTAACAGGCACCCTCCTGCCTTACGTCAACGGGTTAGGGCTGGACCCGGACGTGACCAACATTGCCATACGCATTTTTGTGTACGCGCAGCTGATGGTGGGCTGTGTGCTGATCATCCAATATGAACTGAGCCTGCAGCGCATCCTGGGCCAAACCACCCCACCCGCCGCCTTGCCGGAAGAAGCCGTCCCACCCGCCGCGGTGGGCGCATTTGCCGCAGGCGCACTCATACCGCATCCCACACGTCCTGTTGTTATACACACCGAAATGCCCCCGGGACCGGCACCATTGGCCGCAGGCCCCCATACCCTCCTTGTTATAGCGGAGGCCAATCCTGAAGAAGAAGCGCCGGCCCGCAAATCCCTGCTGGACGCAGACCAGCTGATGGCCCTGAAGATGCGCCTCATCCAGCTGATGGAAAAGCAAAAGATCTACACAGACCCGGACCTTTCCCTGGAAAAACTGGCCGCCCTGCTGCAGGTGCCGCGTAACCAGGCATCGGAACTGATCAACACAGGCGTGGGCAAATCCTTCTACCAGTTTGTCAACGAATACCGCATCCGCGAGGTAGTGCGGTTGCTGGACAAATGCATCCGCCACGGCGCTACGCCTAACATCCTTTCCCTGGCCTTTGAGGCCGGCTTCCATTCCAAATCGTCGTTCAACGGATACTTCAAAAAAGTGACCGGCTACACACCTTCTGCCTACCTGAAACGCGACCACGTGACCCGCCTGCTGGCACAAACCGGCTATCGTTAACGTTAGCTTAATGTGGCTAACGCGTTGAAGATCAATCCAGGCAAGTGCGTAATGATCCGCGGGCGTGCGGTTGTACCCACGAAGTCGACCCGGGGCGGAATGCGCCGCAGCTTTGCGAAAACTTTTGTTAGTATGTCTCATTGCTTATCCAAAAAGTCTTTGCGCAAACTGCTGCTGGCTGCCCTCCTGGGGCCTGCCCTTGGCACACAGGCACAGCTGATCAAAGGGGTGGTTACCAGTAAAGAGGGCCAGCTGCCGGGTGCTACCGTACGGGTGAAGAGTACCCACCATCTTGCCTCCACAGATCTTTCCGGTGGGTTTACCCTCAATGCCCAGGCAACGGGCCACCTTACCATACAGGTATTTTACGTAGGCTATGCCATGAAAGAAATGGAGCTGGATGTAAAGAAAGGGGTGAATGATGCCGGCCTGCTGGAACTCTCCCCGGTAGAAGGTAAGCTGGGCGCGGTGATCGTGAAAGGAACCATGGCACCTTCCCAGGTAAAGGCATATAGCATCAAGAAAAACTCCGTGGCCATCATGGACGTGATCGCGGCAGATGCGATTGGCAAGCTGCCGGACCGTAATGCCGCGGAAGCCGTACAGCGTGTGCAGGGCGTGGCCGTGAGCCGCTACCATGGCGAGGCAGACCAGGCCACGGTGCGGGGTACCCCATTTGCCTGGACCTCCACTTTGTTCAATGGCATACACCTGCCTTCCGGCAATCCTATGGGCACCCGCGCCTCCGTGCTGGACGTAGTGCCTTCTGAAATGATCCAGTACGTGCAGGTGACCAAAGCCATCACGCCGGATATGGAAGGCGATGCCATTGGGGGTGCTATCAACTTCATTACGCGCACCGCGCCCCAGCACCGCATCCTGAACGTGAGCGGCGCCGGTGGTTACAATAACTTTTCAAAAGACGGTACCTACAACGCATCTGCAGTGTATGGCGACCGTTTCTTCAAAGGCAAACTGGGTGTGATGGTCTCCGGTGCGGTGTGGAACCGCAAGTGGGGCACTGACTCTTATGAAGTGGCTTACAACACCGGGCTTTCCAGCCCTGTACAGCAAAGATCCATCAGCACCCTGGACATGAAGCGTTACATGGGCACCCGGGAAACCTACGGTTCCAGCGTGGGATTGGAATATAATTTCAACGCCGGCAATAAGATCTTTGCCCGTGGTATGATGAACAAGTTTAACGACATCCGCCCCGTATACGAAAGCTGGTTTGATTTTAATAACAGCCGCTATCAATACACTTACCGCTACTCTTACTACCAGACCAAGCTGAATGGCGGTGAAGTAGGCGGTGAGCACCAGCTGGGCGCCAAACTGAAACTGGACTGGAGTGCCGCGGAATATTATTCTTCCTACTACCTCACCACGCCGCCTACCAATGCCAGCAAAGGCTTGCCCATTGCCTATTTCCGCCAAAAGATCGCAGGCGGGATAGATGGCCTGAGCAGCGATGGTAAAAAATACCTGAAGATGGACGCTCCAGATGGTATTGGTGATGACCCGATGCATATCCAGATGCATCCCAAGGACCTGAAGGAAGTGATGGACCCGTCTAAACTCACGTTACAACAACTGGTCATCGCTTCGCTGAACAATAGCGACCGTGATAAGGTAGGCCAGGTGAACCTGAAGCAGACGGTTAATAGTAAACTGACGCTCAAATACGGCGCTAAGTACCGCAACAAAACCCGCGATGGCATTAACCAGGCGTCTTACGTATGGCTGCCCGGCGCCGCGCTGGGTATCCCGGGATCGCCGGCCCTGGTAACGCTTAGTTCAATGGACCGTACCAGCTTCCCCACCCGCGGCGGGTTCTTTAAAGAGCTGGGTAGCCCGTATAATGCGGAGATCATGGACCCGCTCACCAAGGATCAATTGTTCAAATTGTATGACACGTCCTTCCTCAATAAGAATGGCTTCCGCAACTTCTCACCTGCCAGCAATGCTACGCTGATCTATCATGGTCATGAAAACGTGTTTGCCGCTTACGCGATGGCAGATTACAAAGTGAATGAAAAACTGCACGTCACGGCCGGCCTGCGTGATGAGCACACCGCTTTCCAGCTGAACAGCTCCACGCTTACTACCAATAGCACCGGTACGGTCATTAGCCCGGTAACGGTGAGCAAAAGCTACAATTCCCTGCTGCCCATGGTGCATGCCAGGTACAGTGTGAATGACCAGCTGAATGTGCGTGCCGCCTTTACCCGCACATTTGTACGCCCCAATTTCACAGACCTGAACCCCGGGGAATCACAGAACCTCACGCAAACGCCGGCTACCATCAC
Proteins encoded:
- a CDS encoding helix-turn-helix domain-containing protein codes for the protein MNYVIFLGLCQALIALFLLPASRAKRPANEWLRWLLACICLHLTFKFIIFTAVPFVEMRRTFNTFVGLAYGPLLWIFARKVHNDRFKPFRYWYIFLPAIVGAFGYLFVAISTMVRGQLPLVFLDVYNKYVLYCSYGMAVFPILTLRVSRRLSAFWNIERRLLRQFSVILVSLSCIAVTGTLLPYVNGLGLDPDVTNIAIRIFVYAQLMVGCVLIIQYELSLQRILGQTTPPAALPEEAVPPAAVGAFAAGALIPHPTRPVVIHTEMPPGPAPLAAGPHTLLVIAEANPEEEAPARKSLLDADQLMALKMRLIQLMEKQKIYTDPDLSLEKLAALLQVPRNQASELINTGVGKSFYQFVNEYRIREVVRLLDKCIRHGATPNILSLAFEAGFHSKSSFNGYFKKVTGYTPSAYLKRDHVTRLLAQTGYR
- a CDS encoding TonB-dependent receptor; translated protein: MSHCLSKKSLRKLLLAALLGPALGTQAQLIKGVVTSKEGQLPGATVRVKSTHHLASTDLSGGFTLNAQATGHLTIQVFYVGYAMKEMELDVKKGVNDAGLLELSPVEGKLGAVIVKGTMAPSQVKAYSIKKNSVAIMDVIAADAIGKLPDRNAAEAVQRVQGVAVSRYHGEADQATVRGTPFAWTSTLFNGIHLPSGNPMGTRASVLDVVPSEMIQYVQVTKAITPDMEGDAIGGAINFITRTAPQHRILNVSGAGGYNNFSKDGTYNASAVYGDRFFKGKLGVMVSGAVWNRKWGTDSYEVAYNTGLSSPVQQRSISTLDMKRYMGTRETYGSSVGLEYNFNAGNKIFARGMMNKFNDIRPVYESWFDFNNSRYQYTYRYSYYQTKLNGGEVGGEHQLGAKLKLDWSAAEYYSSYYLTTPPTNASKGLPIAYFRQKIAGGIDGLSSDGKKYLKMDAPDGIGDDPMHIQMHPKDLKEVMDPSKLTLQQLVIASLNNSDRDKVGQVNLKQTVNSKLTLKYGAKYRNKTRDGINQASYVWLPGAALGIPGSPALVTLSSMDRTSFPTRGGFFKELGSPYNAEIMDPLTKDQLFKLYDTSFLNKNGFRNFSPASNATLIYHGHENVFAAYAMADYKVNEKLHVTAGLRDEHTAFQLNSSTLTTNSTGTVISPVTVSKSYNSLLPMVHARYSVNDQLNVRAAFTRTFVRPNFTDLNPGESQNLTQTPATITKGNPDLKPTYSNNYDLMGEYYFRNIGLVSGGVFYKDLSNVIFSDQSTTLDANNNTVLITQPKNLQKASLVGAEAGINKRFDFLPGFFSGLGVEFNYTYIHSSTTVPRTVSGKVVYDKAALPNQSKNLFNAILFYERKGVMVRVAGNYRGRSIETLSQQLGPQLYTYADNYFTIDASASVTLTPRLRVFAELNNLNNAPLKYYLGDPHRPTQVEWYSQRGQAGIRWDIIK